The Bradyrhizobium sp. B097 genome contains the following window.
GCCTCTGGTCGTTGGCATCCCGGGGGGCTGCATTTGCTGCACGGCAGCAAGCGCGTCGCAAAACATTCATACGCGGCCTATACTTGGTCGCTCCGTTGATGTTGAAATCCGCATCGCATCCTCTCCCAGACCGGAGCCTGCCATGAAGACCGTCCGCCTTGTCCTCGCGTTGCTGGCGCTGACACTGCTCGCGCCGTGGCAATCCGCCAGGGCGGCCGACGTGATCTGCTACAATTGCCCGCCGGAATGGGCCGATTGGGCGTCGATGCTGAAGGCGATCAAGGCAGACCTCAACTACGATATCCCGCATGACAACAAGAATTCCGGCCAGGCGTTGGCCCAGATCCTGGCCGAGAAGAGCAATCCGGTCGGCGATATCGGTTATTTCGGTGTGACCTTCGGCATGAAGGCCAAGGCGCAGGACGCGCTCGAGCCCTACAAGCCCGCGCATTGGGATCAGGTCCCCGCCGGCCTCAAGGACCCCGACGGCTATTGGACCACGATCCACTCCGGGACGCTCGGCCTGTTCGTGAACAAGGACGCGCTTGGCGGCAAGCCGGTGCCGGCCTGCTGGAAGGACCTGCTGAAGCCAGACTACAAGGGCATGGTCGGCTATCTCGACCCCTCGTCCGCGGCGGTCGGTTATGTCGGCGCGGTCGCCGTCAATCTCGTGCTCGGCGGCTCGCCCACCAATTTCGATCCGGCGATCACCTTCTTCAAGGAACTGCGCAAGAACGATCCGATCGTGCCCAAGCAGACGTCATATGCCCGCGTCGTGTCGGGTGAGATGCCGATCCTGTTCGACTACGACTTCAACGCCTATCGCGCGAAATATTCGGAGAAGGGCAACTTCGAGTTTGTGATTCCGTGCGAGGGGTCGGTGGTGTTTCCTTATGTCGTCGGTCTCGTGAAGAACGCGCCGGACAAGGAGAAGGCCAAGAAGGTGATGGACTATCTCTTGTCCGACAAGGGGCAGGCGATCTGGACCAATGCCTATCTGCGTCCGGCCCGCCCGATCGAGCTGCCTGCTTCCGTGAAGGGCAAATTCCTCCCCGACAGCGACTACGTCCGTGCCAAGAGCGTCGATTGGGGCGAGATGGAAAACATGCAAAAAGCCTTTGTCGACCGCTATCTCGCCGAGGTCCGCTGAGGCAATATGGTGCCCTCGCAGGGGCACCCATCTTCCAATGTCGCAAAAATCCTTCGTTTGGCTCTGCCTGCTGCCGCTTGTGCTGGTGACGACGGCGTTCTTCCTGTTGCCGATGGCGCGGCTGGTGGTGGCGGGCGCCGAAGGGTCGCGCGGGCTTGCCGGATATCTCGCCATCCTGACCGAAGGCCGCTATCGCGCGACGCTGATCAATACCGTGCTGCTGGCGGCTGCAACCACGGCCGTCACGCTGATCGTGGCGACGATCGCCGGAATGTTCCTGCAGCGGCACCGCTTTCCCGGGCGCGCCGTGCTGATCGCGATGCTGACCTTTCCGTTGGCGTTTCCCGGCGTGGTGGTCGGCTTCATGATCATCCTGCTGGCGGGGCGGCAGGGGCTTATCGGCGATCTCTCGAACCGGATCTTCGGCGAGAAGTTCGTTTTCGCCTATTCGATCTACGGGCTCTTCCTTGGCTATCTCTACTTCTCGATCCCGCGCGTGATCCTCACCATCATGGCGGCCGTGCAGAAGCTCGACGTCGGTCTGGAGGAGGCCGCGCGTTCGCTCGGCGCCAGCCCGTGGGCAGTGCAGCGTGACGTCGTGCTGCCGGCACTGGCGCCGGCCTTCGTCGCGTCCGGTGCGATCGCCTTTGCGACCGCGATGGGCGCCTTCGGCACCGCCTTCACGCTGGCAACCAACATCGACGTGCTGCCGATGCTGATCTACACCGAGTTCACGTTGGCCGCCAATTTCGCGACCTCGGCGGCGCTGTCGGTGGGGCTGGGCCTGATCACCTGGCTCATCCTTGCGCTCGCCCGCACGTTCAGCGGCAGCGCGGTCGCGGCAGCCGGGTGAAAAGCATGCGCGATCGCCTGATCTTCACCGGCCAGTTCATCTTCACGCTGCTCGTCGCGGCATTCCTGGTGGTGCCGGCAGGGCTCTCGATCTCCGCCGGCGTCACCGTCAATTACTTCCGGGGCATTCAGTCCGGCGTGACCCTGCAATGGGTCGCCCAGGTCTGGGAGCTCTACGCCGGCACCATCCTGCTCTCTTTCGTAATCGCATTTGCGACACTTGCCGTCACCTTGCTCGCCGGCGTTCC
Protein-coding sequences here:
- a CDS encoding ABC transporter substrate-binding protein, which encodes MKTVRLVLALLALTLLAPWQSARAADVICYNCPPEWADWASMLKAIKADLNYDIPHDNKNSGQALAQILAEKSNPVGDIGYFGVTFGMKAKAQDALEPYKPAHWDQVPAGLKDPDGYWTTIHSGTLGLFVNKDALGGKPVPACWKDLLKPDYKGMVGYLDPSSAAVGYVGAVAVNLVLGGSPTNFDPAITFFKELRKNDPIVPKQTSYARVVSGEMPILFDYDFNAYRAKYSEKGNFEFVIPCEGSVVFPYVVGLVKNAPDKEKAKKVMDYLLSDKGQAIWTNAYLRPARPIELPASVKGKFLPDSDYVRAKSVDWGEMENMQKAFVDRYLAEVR
- a CDS encoding ABC transporter permease, which translates into the protein MSQKSFVWLCLLPLVLVTTAFFLLPMARLVVAGAEGSRGLAGYLAILTEGRYRATLINTVLLAAATTAVTLIVATIAGMFLQRHRFPGRAVLIAMLTFPLAFPGVVVGFMIILLAGRQGLIGDLSNRIFGEKFVFAYSIYGLFLGYLYFSIPRVILTIMAAVQKLDVGLEEAARSLGASPWAVQRDVVLPALAPAFVASGAIAFATAMGAFGTAFTLATNIDVLPMLIYTEFTLAANFATSAALSVGLGLITWLILALARTFSGSAVAAAG